In Candidatus Poribacteria bacterium, the genomic window CAACGGGCCAACCGACCTCTTCTGCGCCGCGGATAGCGGCAACTTTCGGGGATTCACCTGCCTCAATATGCCGATAGATATTTTCTATGACAACAATAGCATCATCAACGACAATCCCTACGACTAAAATAAGCCCAAACAAGGAGACACCACTGAGCGTATAACCCGCAATGGACATAAACCAAAATGTTGCCATGAACGCTACCGGTATACCGAGTGCCGCAAATAGTGCATTCCGCCATCCAATGAAGAGAAGGAGCATTAGCACAACAAGCACCAAACCGAAAAACGCATTTGTTTCAAGAATTCCCAATCGTTCTTTGAGAACAACCGAATAGTCATTAACAACCGTCAACTCAGCACCTTCGGGGAGATTCGTTCTCCGATTGTCGACTAATTCTCGAAGTTTAGCAACTAATGCGATTGTGTTTCCCTCAGTTTTCTTTTGCACACTCAGGCTAATCGAAGGTTGTCCATCAATTCGCGATAGCGTTCGCTCCTCCTCGTAGGTGTCAGAGATCGTTGCAACATCTTTCAGACGGAGAAGCCTACCTATCGGCTGAACAGTGATGAGCGTTTCGCCAATAGCGTCCAAATCGGTGAATTCTCCCATCGTTCGGACCATGAATTCTGTGCCTCCCAGTTCCATGGTGCCAGCCGGGAGATTCAAGTTGTTTGTTCCCAGTGCCGTAATGACCGCTGAAATTGGGAGTCGATATGCCTTCAATCGATCCGGGTTCACCTCAATCCATATTTCCCTCTCACGGANNNNNNNNNNNNNNNNNNNNNNNNNNNNNNNNNNNNNNNNNNNNNGCGTTTCCGCAATATTTCCACCTACAACAATCGTCAAAATAGGAAAACCAAATGAGATATCAAATTCTTCGACCCTCGGATCATCTAAAATCTCCTCTGGCAACTCATTTACCTGCTCAACAGCGGTGCGTAGGTTTTCAAGTTCCTTGTCAAAATCCCGGTCGTTTATCTCCTCAAAATCGACAAAGATAACAGAACGCCCCTCTGAAGAGGTAGAAAACAATAGGTCCACTTTGTTGACGTTCTCCTCAACAG contains:
- a CDS encoding efflux RND transporter permease subunit, whose translation is REREIWIEVNPDRLKAYRLPISAVITALGTNNLNLPAGTMELGGTEFMVRTMGEFTDLDAIGETLITVQPIGRLLRLKDVATISDTYEEERTLSRIDGQPSISLSVQKKTEGNTIALVAKLRELVDNRRTNLPEGAELTVVNDYSVVLKERLGILETNAFFGLVLVVLMLLLFIGWRNALFAALGIPVAFMATFWFMSIAGYTLSGVSLFGLILVVGIVVDDAIVVIENIYRHIEAGESPKVAAIRGAEEVGWPVVAASLTTICAFGPLMFMSGVTGQFMRIVPVMAILVLIASLFEVFVILPAHVSEWGRTKIRTGRSGLENLRTESPRGFTLGVRIVGFFVWFAMFFELIRNRYVRILKITIRHRYAFVGSVLFFGLVACIGAFYVLDRELFPGEEFPQFYVQAEMPPSYGIQETTEVIVQIEEMAKRLPSTEVDAVVS
- a CDS encoding efflux RND transporter permease subunit encodes the protein MIIIIVFGLYAWINLPRELTPEVSVQSAVVTTLYPGASPEEVEKLVTAPIEDAVEENVNKVDLLFSTSSEGRSVIFVDFEEINDRDFDKELENLRTAVEQVNELPEEILDDPRVEEFDISFGFPILTIVVGGNIAET